Proteins from a genomic interval of Gossypium hirsutum isolate 1008001.06 chromosome A09, Gossypium_hirsutum_v2.1, whole genome shotgun sequence:
- the LOC107891823 gene encoding chromatin remodeling protein EBS: MAKTRPGSLAPKSKPGKKDLDSFTIRGTNKVVRVGDCVLMRPPDNGKPPYVARVEKIESDSRNNVKVRVRWYYRPEESLGGRRQFHGAKELFLSDHYDVQSAQTIEGKCIVHSFKNYSKLENVGAEDYFCRFEYKAVTGAFTPDRVAVYCKCEMPYNPDDLMVQCEGCKDWYHPACVDMTIEEAKMLDHFVCFECTEDDAKRSQNGFHSSPVSDSDEKVETKRRKR; the protein is encoded by the exons ATGGCGAAAACAAGACCTGGCTCCTTAGCTCCCAAGTCCAAACCAGGGAAAAAGGACCTCGACTCTTTCACCATCAGAGGCACTAACAAAGTTGTAAGAG TTGGGGATTGTGTTTTGATGCGTCCTCCGGATAATGGTAAGCCTCCATATGTGGCACGGGTTGAAAAAATCGAATCGGATAGTAGGAACAACGTGAAGGTTCGAGTCCGATGGTATTATCGTCCAGAGGAATCACTTGGAGGAAGGAGGCAGTTCCATGGAGCAAAGGAGCTGTTTTTATCTGATCACTATGATGTGCAGAGTGCTCAAACCATTGAAGGGAAGTGCATTGTTCATTCTTTCAAGAACTATTCTAAGCTTGAGAATGTTGGAGCTGAGGATTACTTTTGTAGATTCGAGTATAAAGCTGTTACCGGAGCCTTTACGCCTGACCGGGTTGCTGT GTACTGCAAATGTGAGATGCCATACAACCCCGATGATCTCATGGTACAATGTGAGGGCTGCAAGGACTG GTATCATCCTGCTTGTGTGGACATGACAATTGAAGAAGCAAAAATGTTGGATCATTTCGTGTGTTTTGAATGTACCGAGGATGATGCCAAAAGATCACAGAATGGATTTCATTCATCACCGGTATCTGATTCTGATGAAAAG GTGGAGACGAAGCGACGAAAGAGATGA